A stretch of DNA from Anopheles nili chromosome 2, idAnoNiliSN_F5_01, whole genome shotgun sequence:
TTTTGCAAGTTTCCATATCGTCGGGAAATACCCCAATTCCAGACATCTATTAAAGATGCTGGTTAAGAAGCTCGTAGCTCTGAGACCAACATGCTTTAACATCACGTTAAAGATGTTGTCAGGTCCCGGAGCTTTGAACCCGACACTGTACTTTATAAGTGTCCGGACCTCTTCCAAGGTGGCCCGGTCAGTGTCAGGAAGCGAACATTGAGCCGATGCTAGTCcgcggatgctgttgctaacaACAGCATCGTGCGGACTAGGCATcgtgtcgctcactcgatgtgagtgagcaaaatgttcagcCAAGAGCTGAACTTTTTCTTCTGGCGTGAAACTCCGATTAGGAGCTTCACCCAGGGGCGGAATAGGCCTAGGTCTATTCTTTAAAACTTTCGTAAccctccaaaaaggacgagagttTTTGGGCATCGAGCGCATCTCCTTCGAGAAATGCTCGTTCCTAGCTTGCCCCAGACGGTTCCTTACTACCTTACTAAGTTTCCTATATGCTAGGTAGTAAGCCCTATCTGCGGTACGCTGGAAACGACGCCTCATAGAGTTGCGTAACTTTATGAGGCGTAGCGTTTCCAGATCTATCTCGACTAGCTTGGCTTTAGTAGCCACCAGGGGAACGGCCCTATCTTCCGCTTCCCTAACACTACTTATAAAGCTAGTCACGGCTGCATCGATATCGTCTATCGAGCATAGGGGCACACGCGTATCCAGGGATCTATCGACGGCCCGTTCGAACTTCGTCCAGTTCGCCGCCCTATAGTCCCGCCGCTGCCTCCTGGCTTGCGTCACAGTGTCCGCCGCAATGTCCAGCACCACTGGCAGGTGGTCCGATGATAACGCCGTCTGCGTTGTTGGAGTATCCACGTTGTCCATATTTGACAGGAATATGTCCAACGTCGAGTAGCTCCTTCCATTGTTAAAAGTGGGTTGGAACGGGAACAGCACCGAATAGAAGCCTGCTTGCGCATCTTCATACAGCACTTTCCCGTTCTTGTTCACAGCCGCATTTCCCCAGGCGTGGTGCCTCGCATTCAGATCCCCAGCGATGATGTATCGGCCAGGGGCTCTTGTGAGCTTCCGGAGGTCTGCTTTCAGCGTCTCCACGGATCTGTCCACCTCGCGGGCTTGCCGGGGGCAATAGGCTGCGTAGAAGCGGAAGCTGCCCTGGGAGGAGGTTAACTCGACTCCAGCTGCTTCCACCAGCTCCGTCCCTGGAAGAGAAAGGGTGCGGAATTTAATGCTACGACGGACAAGGATGGCAATGCCACCATATGTACTTCCCTGTCTATCGAGGCGGACCACGGCGTGGTCTGGTAGGTTGAAGGCCCGATCCGGTTGGAGGTGGGTTTCCGTCAGGGCCATCAGGTCGATTTCCTTGGTCTTCAGGAAATCTATAAGCTCCATCTTCTTCTGGGCGATGGAGCGGGCATTCCAGGTGGCACATCTAAGGGTCACTGCGAATGATAAAGGAGATCATATGAGTTAACATTTGATCCCTAGGGAGGACCTTAGCCACCCTTTTAAACTCAAGCCAGAGGCGGACGATGGCGCCGAACTGGCTCTCCAACTCATCCTCTGCCtgggattgctgctgctgctgttgagacAACGTCTCCCGCAGTTTATCCAGCTTATCCTGGGCAGGCTGGCGGCTGGCTTTCTTCGCAGCCTTCGGAGCCCCTTGGGGAGCCGTCGGTGCGGTAGTGCTTTCcagctgctgcggttgctgctgctgtagctgTTTGTTAGaggccttcttcttcttgcctcCGCGCTTCTTCTTGCGCTTGGCCGGCTGTTCCTGCGGCGTTGGCTGCTGCAGGGCTGGTGTCGGCAGGGAGGCACCTGGCGTCGGTGCCTTCGGGGCTGGCTTCCGCGATGGACATCCCTCACACGCGCAAACGGGAGCGTTTACGGGGGCGGGGGTGTTCTTGGGGTGCTCCTGCACCCACGGAAGTGCCTTATTCCACGCAGGGTTATCCGGCGACGGGGCCGGCACGTACCTTACGTGGGGGCCCACTTCGACCGTACGCAACGGCTTCATGGGCTCCACATTGCCTTTCTGCTTTCGCAGAAAGGCAAGTCGCGCAGAGCAGTGCGGGTTGTATGGGCTATGATTGCCCATACAGTTCGCGCACCTGCGCTTATTATCGAGCTCGACAGCGCACTGTCGAGCCAGATGCTTCCCGCCGCACTTGATGCAGCGGGCGGCCATGTGGCACATTTTTGCCGAATGGCCGAAATGCAGGCAGTTGCTGCACTGCGTGCACTCCGAGCGTTTGGGGGAGAATTTCTCCCACCAAACGCGCGTGTAATTCAGGTGCGTGATCCCACGCACCTGCTCAAGCGTCGTGGTCCCCTTCGAGAAGGAGATCACAAACGCTTTGCAGGAGACCTTCTCGAGGGCTCCTACATTCATCTCACGGACCGCAGTGGGTGTGAGACCCTGCTCCTGCAGGAAGGCCAAGACATGGTCCGAGGAACCATACCGAAGCCCTTTGAGGACAAGCTGGTAGGGCTTGTCCCCCTGAAAATCATGCGTGAAAAACTCACGCTTCAAGGCGATCAAGAGTCCCTTGACCGCCTCATGGTCCTTCCGGGTTCTGCAGGATACCCTGCAGAAGTTCCGCGGAAGGAACGTAAAGGTAGCAGAAAGCTGCTCCTTCTTCATGTCAGCACACAGCGAACTGTGGTGCTGCTCCGTCAGATCCCACACCACGAAGGGCGGGATCTTTTCACGGCGGGATTCCACGTTTCCCGCCACATTCGAGGCCGAAGCCTCATTCACAGGAAGGTCCATCGGGGCCTCCtgcgttgttgctgttgctgcagtaaCCTGCAGCACAGGTTTCGCCACCGAGGGGGCGACACTAGAGCGTGCCTTCTCGCACACTCTTTTACGACCTTTCCGGTCGTCCACTGCTGACTCCCGCGCCGCGAGAGCCAGCCGCCTCTTCCGCGAGGCCACGTCCGTCGCCTTGGAGGTGGCGGTACGCCACGGGTACATTTCGCACCCTTTAGCTACAACGCTTATGGTCTTAAAAAAGACCGTTTTGGCGGCAAAACCGCTGGTTACTGGCGTGGGGGCCTCGAAGAGGCCAATCGCGGTTACACGCACACTATTGCACTTCCTGTCGAGAGCACAACACAGCACGGTACCAGTGAACACGTCCGAACGCTACCGGTGTTCAACGAGTTCTTGGGGGAGGGGTAGGGGTTCCCTGCGGGCCGGAACCCGCTTTTAACTGGGTGCCGTGCCGACCCTCGACAGCTCGACTGCTTCGGGTCGTATCTGGCGGCAATATATAAATCGGAGAACGTCCCTTTTACGCTAGTCTGAGAATCGAACCTGCGAGAGCGCAAGACGCACACAGAGTTGAGTTTAGCATCAATAAAGCAACATAACCATGTCTGGCCGTGGCAAAGGAGGAAAAGTTAAGGGAAAGGCAAAGTCCCGCTCGAATCGTGCCGGTTTGCAATTCCCGGTTGGTCGTATCCATCGGCTGCTGCGTAAGGGCAACTATGCCGAACGTGTCGGTGCCGGAGCGCCGGTCTATCTGGCCGCCGTGATGGAATATCTGGCCGCTGAAGTTCTCGAGTTGGCAGGAAACGCCGCCCGTGACAACAAGAAGACGCGCATCATCCCACGTCATCTGCAGCTTGCGATCCGCAATGACGAGGAGTTGAACAAACTGCTGTCGGGAGTGACTATCGCCCAGGGTGGCGTCCTTCCCAACATCCAGGCCGTGTTGTTGCCGAAGAAAACTGAGAAGAAGGCCTAAGTCTGAGTCGCCACGATCGATCGTATCGGCATCGTACACCCCAAAGCAAAAACCGTCCTTTTCAGGGCGACAAAAGTCATTAGGAAAAGAAGTGTAGCATAGCATAGTACAGAAAGAACGTTTCAGTCGCAGGGATGTTGATATaaaactgagaaaaaaaataaaactaagcGGGCTTCTGCAGACAGCAAATAAAAGTTATAAGGCTCAGAGCCACCCCTAAAGCAGATACTGAGTAAAGAGTAGGAATCTAGATTAAGTTGGCAACACTAAAGTGTGAAATATACACCAATACAAAATACAGGCGGGGGCCGTACTATGCCAGTCCCACATCCAGTTAAGCCCACATGAATTCGTACCCGGTATCCTGCAGGAATAACGATCCTACAAAAAACATTGACCTGCAAGCAATTTGGGTAGATTTGAGTCTTTCGTGGGCAGTACGGTAGAGTTGGCTGTGTTAGTTGGTCATGGCAAATATGACTTGgaattttcacgtagctgCAAAATGCTAGCTAGCATGTGGTCCTAGCGAAAGCGATAGAGAGCGATATAATTCTTTGACAAAATGCTAGttgtggtcctgaaaaggaccgttttgtATGTGTGATGGTAgcggcggttgctgctgctggcgacTTAACCTCCAAAACCGTAGAGCGTGCGTCCCTGGCGCTTGAGCGCGTAAACGACATCCATCGCGGTGACGGTTTTGCGCTTGGCGTGCTCGGTGTACGTGACCGCGTCACGGATGACGTTCTCCAGGAACACCTTCAGCACACCACGGGTTTCCTCGTAGATGAGACCGGAGATGCGCTTGACACCACCACGGCGCGCCAGACGGCGGATGGCTGGCTTGGTGatgccctggatgttatcacgtAACACTTTACGGTGACGCTTGGCTCCTCCTTTGCCCAATCCTTTGCCTCCCTTGCCGCGTCcggtcatgattcggttctcTTCGGTTAATCGGATCGATGGTCAATCGCACGATCGATGCGCACTCTGTTGAGGTTGGTGTTAGAATGTTAGCAGTTTTACCGGCTTTCGCCTATTTAAAGATGCTGTCGAATGAGCGTGTAGTTGTGGCttacgtgtgtttgtatgtgtgtgtgtacacgcATACACAGCGAAGCTTTTATAAAGGAGACGTCTAGCTGTTTTGCGCGTTATTTCAGTGCTTATACTCAGAGGAAACGGTTCCAGCAGCGCAGCATCcaagcaaccaaccaaccaactaaGAGATGGCCCGTACCAAGCAAACTGCCCGCAAGTCAACCGGAGGAAAGGCTCCCCGCAAGCAGCTCGCCACCAAGGCAGCGCGCAAGAGTGCcccggccactggtggtgtgaAGAAGCCCCATCGTTACCGCCCCGGTACTGTCGCGCTGCGCGAGATCCGTCGCTACCAGAAGTCGACCGAActgctgatccgcaagctgcccttccagcggctggtgcgtgagatcgcccaggacttcaagaccgatctgcgcttccagagctcggccgtgatggcgctgcaggaggccagcgaggcgtacttggtcggtctgtttgaggacacgaatctgtgcgcgattcacgccaagcgtgttaccatcatgccaaaggacatccagctggcgcgtcgtatccgtggcgagcgtgcttaagtcggttcggtcgatcggtcggtcccacaaaacacccacaaaaaaaacggtccttttcaggaccaccAATTGTCGATTGGAAAGAATTGTTGAAGCAAGTTTCCCAACGCAAGTTTCCCGACGCTTACTGTCGAAGACGTATAGGAAAAGGGGGTCCCGGGCgaggaaaatggtgaaaaattttttgcagctaaaaatcgagaaaaatcgaatgaaCAATTAACTGCTCTACGCATATGGGTGCAAATGGTGCCTTTTGTccgaaaaatggaaaaaactGTTCGCGGCTAACACCCGGTCGACTAGCAGGGCCCGCTGGCGTACCGTTGACGTCATCGCCCGGGCGCTGCTAGTCGACCGGGTGTTAGCCGCGAACagttttttccatttttcggACAAAAGGCACCATTTGCACCCATATGCGTAGAGCAGTTAATTGttcattcgatttttctcgatttttagctgcaaaaaaaattttcaccattttcctcGCCCGGGACCCCCTTTTCCTATACGTCTTCGACAGTAAGCGTCGGGAAACTTGACCTTGAAATGACCTTCAAAATTTACGACTTGAATTTGCTGTACGACTGGGCCACACCCAGTACAAGCCTTTCTTACATCAGCTGTTGCGATGTCGAATGAAATGGCACTATGCTATTTCTCATGCGTATTCGCTCGCTCATTTATGTGACGCTTACGGTGAGTCACGATTCGCTACCGATATATACTGTCTCTGTTGCTTTTCGGTGTTTTGCACGGTTCGCGCACGACCAttctgttgaaaatatattataattaTATTAAAGAAAGACACTAAATCAAGCTTGAGAATATAATCCGCTATTAAAATTAAGGAAAATTGAATATGAAATTGTATCAAACATCAACTAACCAAcatgtaattcaatttttggggtgtatatactttttttctcatttagttgtatccattgtttttacgtgattcctagcgtcgtctttcaaggttttctatttcatttaattcatctttctctgttgatcttgacacaatttatccaattggctataccgtgctttttcaaactgtcctgcattccttttttaacaaatctaccgtttaaaccatcttagctatcaaggaaaggattatttatcaaatcctttcttctctttttgtttcacagctaccatttctcttcataatcttcgcttcgtatgaCTAACacgttcttaccaaaaaatttCTCCCTAAactttcgcatctttcacgttatgaatttagtaaaacctattttttatgcctggtgttttccgcttaaactctttcgaaaatccttttttatcactatcatttttcttggatgcgtcatatcaatttatttgcataacaatgaagaaaagtagcatgtggttccattttgagcatgtatgacgatcaaattctttctacttttctatctcttattcttatttcgttaTTAATGCTGCccgcaaacaattttccatttcttttatatttcatctgtattgctgttactttcaaaaggccattccatgttcgtaaacaatacgctctgaaatccatattcaaatttattacaccaaccacatttccaacgtaactcaacacaatttaaaattgaatcttactgaaaaaagggcatagcgttatgtacaacaatatgttgaaaaatattttacacttttaaattttgacatgcgtggagTTGAGTTTCTaattgcagtttagtgtctaaataaacggtagaagagagaaaagttgcaggaaactgaactgtttgttgacgtctttacatttttgtgaatttcttttattctggaaatggaaattcctttcctgtccataatgtaaaagttactcgttagaaagaataaacaaaaaaacatttgtatcgatgagcgatttttgaacattccaataaataaaggttgcataccgctgtttccgcattggagaatatgatattttgctacttgttgcttaaggcgtacatgaaaagttgttgttaaattagac
This window harbors:
- the LOC128732258 gene encoding histone H2A, which translates into the protein MSGRGKGGKVKGKAKSRSNRAGLQFPVGRIHRLLRKGNYAERVGAGAPVYLAAVMEYLAAEVLELAGNAARDNKKTRIIPRHLQLAIRNDEELNKLLSGVTIAQGGVLPNIQAVLLPKKTEKKA
- the LOC128732257 gene encoding histone H4 — its product is MTGRGKGGKGLGKGGAKRHRKVLRDNIQGITKPAIRRLARRGGVKRISGLIYEETRGVLKVFLENVIRDAVTYTEHAKRKTVTAMDVVYALKRQGRTLYGFGG
- the LOC128732256 gene encoding histone H3: MSGYKLLRRPNVLEMARTKQTARKSTGGKAPRKQLATKAARKSAPATGGVKKPHRYRPGTVALREIRRYQKSTELLIRKLPFQRLVREIAQDFKTDLRFQSSAVMALQEASEAYLVGLFEDTNLCAIHAKRVTIMPKDIQLARRIRGERA